The following proteins come from a genomic window of Mycolicibacterium rufum:
- a CDS encoding class I SAM-dependent methyltransferase, whose product MATPDYVLGSDDAEIRRLQTQAAIIAEPTELLFRRGGLTPGMRVLDLGSGPGDVSFQVSQIVGPDGSVLGLERDPAQLAVAEQRRDAMGLTNVAFRSGDARTFVADEPFDAVVCRLLLMHLPDAVDVLAHHRRNLRPGGVFVAVDYDMSGVRARPEVELFTRVGSWLEAGFRHAQADPSVGMLFPVLFRDAGFADVGTLGLQLYWPPDNSEAAGYVVGVVRALHDAILASGVVTADELDLDTLEQRLGEQIRAAGAVWTVPTIVGGWGRRA is encoded by the coding sequence GTGGCGACACCCGATTACGTTCTCGGCAGCGACGACGCCGAGATCCGGCGGCTGCAGACGCAGGCCGCGATCATCGCCGAGCCGACCGAGCTGCTCTTCCGGCGCGGCGGTCTGACGCCGGGGATGCGGGTCCTCGACCTGGGCAGCGGTCCCGGCGATGTGTCGTTTCAGGTCTCTCAGATCGTCGGCCCCGACGGTTCGGTGCTCGGCCTCGAGCGCGATCCCGCCCAGCTCGCCGTCGCCGAGCAGCGCCGCGACGCGATGGGTCTGACCAATGTCGCCTTCCGCAGCGGCGACGCGCGCACGTTCGTCGCCGACGAGCCGTTCGACGCGGTGGTCTGCCGACTGCTGCTGATGCACCTGCCCGACGCGGTCGACGTGCTGGCCCACCATCGCCGCAATCTAAGGCCCGGGGGCGTCTTCGTCGCCGTCGACTACGACATGAGCGGGGTGCGGGCGCGGCCCGAGGTGGAGCTGTTCACCCGCGTCGGTTCCTGGCTGGAGGCCGGGTTCCGGCACGCGCAGGCCGACCCGAGCGTCGGCATGCTGTTCCCGGTCCTGTTCCGCGACGCCGGTTTCGCCGACGTCGGCACCCTGGGCCTGCAGCTGTACTGGCCACCGGACAACAGCGAGGCGGCCGGCTACGTCGTCGGGGTGGTGCGCGCACTGCACGACGCCATCCTGGCCTCCGGCGTGGTCACGGCCGACGAACTCGATCTGGACACCCTCGAGCAGCGCCTCGGTGAACAGATCCGCGCCGCGGGCGCCGTGTGGACGGTGCCGACGATCGTCGGTGGCTGGGGCCGGCGAGCCTGA
- the rpsO gene encoding 30S ribosomal protein S15, producing the protein MALTAEQKKDILGQYGLHDTDTGSPEAQVALLTKRISDLTEHLKVHKHDHHSRRGLLLLVGRRRRLLKYVAQVDVARYRSLIERLGLRR; encoded by the coding sequence GTGGCGCTCACTGCCGAACAGAAGAAGGACATCCTGGGCCAGTACGGCCTGCACGACACCGACACCGGTTCTCCGGAGGCTCAGGTCGCGCTGCTCACCAAGCGGATCTCCGATCTCACCGAGCACCTCAAGGTGCACAAGCACGACCACCACTCGCGCCGTGGTCTGCTCCTGCTGGTCGGCCGTCGCCGCCGGCTGCTCAAGTACGTCGCTCAGGTCGACGTCGCCCGCTACCGCTCGCTGATCGAGCGCCTCGGCCTGCGCCGCTGA